The Tolypothrix sp. NIES-4075 genome segment GTTTGATTTAGAAACCGACACTGAAGAATCGCCACAGTTGCAAATCCCCGACATTCTCAAAATTATGGATTTGCAACAGGAACAGTTAGCAAGGAGTTTGGGAGATGGACATCGGGTAATTCATGGTGTAGCTGGTTCTGGAAAAACCATGATTTTAGCCTACCGTTGTCAGCACCTTGCACAAGTCAGTAAAAAACCAATTTTGGTACTGTGTTTCAACGTTTCTCTTGCTGCCAAACTAAGGCAGGTGGTTCAAGAAGACCCAAACAAAATCAGTCGCATTAAAGTACGACACTTTCATGGCTGGTGCATGGATTTACTCAAAAAATACAACATTCCCAGACCTGATTCTAGAGAGTATCAAGGTGAAGATTATGTAGAAGAACTGGTTAACCGAGTAATTACCGCCGTCGATGCCCAGTTAATACCTGCTGGTACTTATGGCGCAGTGATGCTAGATGAGGGACACGACTTTAAAGGGGAGTGGTTAAAGTTGATTGCCCAGATGGTCAATCCCGAAACCAATTCTTTACTTATTCTCTATGACGATGCCCAAAACCTCTACGGTGAAAAACGCGACAAGAAATTTAGCTTTAAGAGTGTAGGCATCCAGGCACAGGGACGCACTACTATACTCAAGTTAAACTACCGCAACACAGAACAGGTGTTAAAGGTAGCCTATGAATTTGCCAGGGAAGTAATGCAACCCACCACCGGGGATGATGACCAAGTGGTGTTGGTAGAACCCGCTAGTGCTGGAAGACAAGGGATAATGCCAGATTTAATTAAACTCCCCAGTTTTAAACATGAGGTAGATTACCTAGCCGAGCGGGTGCAACAGTTACATGAGCGTGGTGCAGCTTGGAACGAAATAGCCATTATTTACCGCCTTAGATTCATGGGCGAAGACATTTACAACCACTTCCAACAAGCCAAAATCCCGGTAGAGTGGGTTAATGCCAATAGTGAGAGCCGCAACTATCACCCTGATGAACAAAGTGTAAAACTTATAACCATGCACTCATCTAAAGGGTTAGAGTTTCCTGTGGTTTGCATCCCTGGCATTGGTTATATGCCTGATGAGTACAACAAACCAGAAGAAGAAGCGCGGTTACTTTACGTGGCGATGACACGGGCAATGGAGCAACTGATTCTGACTTGCGATCGCTCATCAGAATTTACCAGCCGTTTGGAGACAGTATTAGGTAAAGTAATTTAATTGGTAGGTGCGATCGCCTCCTCGCCTTTATTCTTAGAGGAAAACCAACAGCGATCGCCCCCCAACTCCCCATGACCAACATCCACAACCTCGGCATGACCGATACCGAGTATGCCCAGCTAGCAGCCCAAGGCTACGACCCTAACCTAGAACGCCAGTTGATAGAGATTGGCGAGACTTTAGACCAAGCCAGGAAGCTAGCGCGAATAGTGGGACTGGCATAAGACAAACCACCTCAGACAGACGAGGAGTGGCAAAAGTTTATGGCAGTTTGGGGGGATTAGTTCTCGAAAGAAAGTGGAGCGATCGCTTATCATTCAAGCGAGGAAACTTTTGATTAATAAATTTATGTCTAAAACAACACTCTTATCTGGACTTACTCTCAGTTTAATATTGGGTTTATTCTCCAGTATTCCAACTATTGCTCAAGAAATATACATTGACAATAACTGTAAACAAAATCAGCAATTAAATGAGTTTGACAGGGTTACTATTTTCTATAAATCCGAATTTAAAACCAAAGGGCAAACATATTGGTTTTACTCAGGTAGGTATCAAGATGGAAGTACTATTGTTTGTATTTCACAACCAGGATTTAAACAAGCAAAACCTTTAAATGTACAACAAATACAGTCTGGTTACATCGATAAAATCGACAAAGACCCACGCAATAAAACAGCCTTTCTCGTTACCGTCCGCGAGGGTAATGGTTCCTATGTCCCAATACTCCAATACCGACTCAATTTGTCCACACCTTCTAAACCTGCACTAACCAAACTACGAACTTGGAAATCAGGACGGTAGTTGCCCTGCGGCGGCGGGTAGGTACGCCATCGCACATTTACTATTTATTTTCTAGTACATTACTAGCCAGTTGTAGTGAAGCGATGACCGAGCGCTTTTCGTTGCTTGAAGAGTTATTCTACAGCGTTTGGTCAACAACTGGCGATTTGTGCTGTTCTGTTCTCTTGATATCTTATTTAAACTGTAATTCAGAGATTTGTTATGCCAAATTGCCAGAACCTTTGAACGTGCCGATGTAACTTCAACTTTTTCTTAGTTGATAACCTCATTTATTGGTAAAGTGGTAACTCCAACTGCCCTGGTGAGGTATTCGTTCTGCCTCGCGCTCGACTGTGCAACGCAAGGTGGCATGGCGAACAAAGCGGAATTAAATTCTCTGGTCGATTATCTTCAGGCGTGAAGTTGGCATGATGTACTGAGAGCGTGAGCATTGTCCACTCAGATCGTGTCAGTTCTTTTGACTTCTCACCTGGGCGCAGACATTGCTGATTGCAGTGCCGACAGCGCCAATGTGCTGCCGCTTTGATGCCAAGTGCTATTTCATCCCAGTCGTCGGCGTAACGCTCTCTATAAATAGGCATTTCCACTCAATACAGATTCAGCAGTTGGAGGATTTTAACAACTTTACCAAGTTTTGGTATCAGCTTCAGCGCCTTCAACCATGACAAACAGATTGCTTGTATGTGAGTCCCGCGTATAAAGTTATGTTAAGGTTGTGTCCGAGTCGCAAGTGTGGTTTGCTGAATGCGAATGCTATTAATAGCCAATACTATTTTTGAAATAGGAATTGGTTGTGTATTTCTCTTGTTTCCAACTCTGCTTACCCTGGATAGTGCCTTATCGATTTCTTTACTGCGGGTAATAGGATGCGGTGCTTTGTCTTTGGGGACTTTGAGTTTTTTAATGCTCTCATTGACCGACAAAAAAGCATTGAAACCGGGATTAATCGCTTTATCTATTTTTCATAGTCTGGCAGCTATCGCCCAAATCTACAGCTTTATTGGTGGCATGGCTAATACACTTGTAATCATCATACATTCACTGTTTGCAGTGTCATTTATCACTGTCTCGTGGCAGCGAATTAGATAAAATTAAAAGTGCTACAAGGTCAACTAAGATATATCTTTATTGTCAGTTTCCTTAAGTATTACTTTTTGCCATTCATCTAATACTTGATTTTGGACTTGCATAACATTTTTTCTAAAGTTTTCAATTACGACTTCATCGGATAGGCTGTGACTGTAGCATGTACCTATTCGTAATTCAAAGTTTAATCGTTCGTTTTCTAATAAGTTTAAAGCACGTCGAGAACGAACAGAACTTAATCTCCAGTTATAAACGCTCAAACCCGCAGATATTGATGCTATGGCGGGTGGGATGGCTTGTATCGGTTTGGGAATATTATCCATCAAAATCAATATTGGTGTAATCCCAGAAAACACAACAGCCGCAAATTGT includes the following:
- a CDS encoding 3'-5' exonuclease — protein: MATLIPSFNSCSMRMTSGERRLAQRLEEKLEDDYLLWYDVPVGKKQLHPDFIVLHPSRGLFILEVKDWKLDTIENINPSTVTLLTEDGIKEVKHPLQQARDYALAVNNILEKDPALVQQEGKYQGKLVIPYGYGVVLTNINRKDFNNSELPAVFEEHLVICKDEILPSTDAGEFQQRLWDLSAYQFGKTLSSSQIDRIRWHIFPDLRITAKQLSLFDLETDTEESPQLQIPDILKIMDLQQEQLARSLGDGHRVIHGVAGSGKTMILAYRCQHLAQVSKKPILVLCFNVSLAAKLRQVVQEDPNKISRIKVRHFHGWCMDLLKKYNIPRPDSREYQGEDYVEELVNRVITAVDAQLIPAGTYGAVMLDEGHDFKGEWLKLIAQMVNPETNSLLILYDDAQNLYGEKRDKKFSFKSVGIQAQGRTTILKLNYRNTEQVLKVAYEFAREVMQPTTGDDDQVVLVEPASAGRQGIMPDLIKLPSFKHEVDYLAERVQQLHERGAAWNEIAIIYRLRFMGEDIYNHFQQAKIPVEWVNANSESRNYHPDEQSVKLITMHSSKGLEFPVVCIPGIGYMPDEYNKPEEEARLLYVAMTRAMEQLILTCDRSSEFTSRLETVLGKVI
- a CDS encoding HNH endonuclease gives rise to the protein MPIYRERYADDWDEIALGIKAAAHWRCRHCNQQCLRPGEKSKELTRSEWTMLTLSVHHANFTPEDNRPENLIPLCSPCHLALHSRARGRTNTSPGQLELPLYQ